A window of the Oncorhynchus mykiss isolate Arlee chromosome 15, USDA_OmykA_1.1, whole genome shotgun sequence genome harbors these coding sequences:
- the thtpa gene encoding thiamine-triphosphatase isoform X2 yields MESTMSVEVERKFVCDADIQKQLEEIGVCIGQKQFQDKYFDTPDFLLTLRDVWLRCRQGCWELKCTTVTKAEDRVGEPQKAELCSRYQEITNLSQIQLKVREFMKEGNGEQKTANQTHPVVHQDTPKTEGAENCPTGNESWLMELNLVCFAEFTTQRCSFTFGGEGDESGVRVDLDQADFGYCVGEIEVLVPKGEDIQSALRKIEKTAQRLGLSGDQRVQGKMDVYLQRYCPEHYAKLLSASIL; encoded by the exons ATGGAG AGTACAATGAGTGTGGAAGTGGAGAGGAAATTTGTCTGTGACGCTGACATTCAGAAACAATTGGAAGAGATAGGAG TGTGTATTGGTCAGAAACAATTCCAAGACAAGTATTTTGACACCCCAGACTTCCTTCTCACCTTGAGAGATGTGTGGTTGCGTTGTCGCCAGGGATGTTGGGAACTCAAATGCACTACAGTTACAAAGGCAGAAGACAGAGTGGGGGAGCCTCAGAAGGCAGAACTGTGTTCACGCTATCAGGAGATAACCAATCTGTCTCAAATTCAGTTGAAAGTGAGAGAGTTCATGAAAGAAGGTAATGGGGAGCAAAAAACTGCCAACCAGACGCACCCAGTGGTCCATCAAGACACACCCAAAACTGAAGGTGCAGAGAATTGCCCCACAGGGAATGAGTCCTGGCTGATGGAACTGAATCTGGTTTGCTTTGCAGAGTTCACAACACAGAGGTGTTCATTCACTTTTGGGGGGGAAGGAGATGAAAGTGGAGTTCGTGTAGACCTTGACCAGGCCGACTTTGGCTATTGTGTAGGGGAGATAGAGGTTCTCGTGCCAAAGGGAGAAGACATTCAGTCTGCACTGAGGAAGATTGAAAAGACTGCCCAAAGACTGG GTTTGTCTGGCGATCAGAGGGTTCAAGGAAAAATGGATGTGTACCTGCAAAGATACTGCCCAGAACACTATGCAAAATTACTAAGTGCATCTATATTGTAA
- the thtpa gene encoding thiamine-triphosphatase isoform X3, whose protein sequence is MESTMSVEVERKFVCDADIQKQLEEIGAVCIGQKQFQDKYFDTPDFLLTLRDVWLRCRQGCWELKCTTVTKAEDRVGEPQKAELCSRYQEITNLSQIQLKVREFMKEEFTTQRCSFTFGGEGDESGVRVDLDQADFGYCVGEIEVLVPKGEDIQSALRKIEKTAQRLGLSGDQRVQGKMDVYLQRYCPEHYAKLLSASIL, encoded by the exons ATGGAG AGTACAATGAGTGTGGAAGTGGAGAGGAAATTTGTCTGTGACGCTGACATTCAGAAACAATTGGAAGAGATAGGAG CAGTGTGTATTGGTCAGAAACAATTCCAAGACAAGTATTTTGACACCCCAGACTTCCTTCTCACCTTGAGAGATGTGTGGTTGCGTTGTCGCCAGGGATGTTGGGAACTCAAATGCACTACAGTTACAAAGGCAGAAGACAGAGTGGGGGAGCCTCAGAAGGCAGAACTGTGTTCACGCTATCAGGAGATAACCAATCTGTCTCAAATTCAGTTGAAAGTGAGAGAGTTCATGAAAGAAG AGTTCACAACACAGAGGTGTTCATTCACTTTTGGGGGGGAAGGAGATGAAAGTGGAGTTCGTGTAGACCTTGACCAGGCCGACTTTGGCTATTGTGTAGGGGAGATAGAGGTTCTCGTGCCAAAGGGAGAAGACATTCAGTCTGCACTGAGGAAGATTGAAAAGACTGCCCAAAGACTGG GTTTGTCTGGCGATCAGAGGGTTCAAGGAAAAATGGATGTGTACCTGCAAAGATACTGCCCAGAACACTATGCAAAATTACTAAGTGCATCTATATTGTAA
- the thtpa gene encoding thiamine-triphosphatase isoform X4 yields the protein MESTMSVEVERKFVCDADIQKQLEEIGVCIGQKQFQDKYFDTPDFLLTLRDVWLRCRQGCWELKCTTVTKAEDRVGEPQKAELCSRYQEITNLSQIQLKVREFMKEEFTTQRCSFTFGGEGDESGVRVDLDQADFGYCVGEIEVLVPKGEDIQSALRKIEKTAQRLGLSGDQRVQGKMDVYLQRYCPEHYAKLLSASIL from the exons ATGGAG AGTACAATGAGTGTGGAAGTGGAGAGGAAATTTGTCTGTGACGCTGACATTCAGAAACAATTGGAAGAGATAGGAG TGTGTATTGGTCAGAAACAATTCCAAGACAAGTATTTTGACACCCCAGACTTCCTTCTCACCTTGAGAGATGTGTGGTTGCGTTGTCGCCAGGGATGTTGGGAACTCAAATGCACTACAGTTACAAAGGCAGAAGACAGAGTGGGGGAGCCTCAGAAGGCAGAACTGTGTTCACGCTATCAGGAGATAACCAATCTGTCTCAAATTCAGTTGAAAGTGAGAGAGTTCATGAAAGAAG AGTTCACAACACAGAGGTGTTCATTCACTTTTGGGGGGGAAGGAGATGAAAGTGGAGTTCGTGTAGACCTTGACCAGGCCGACTTTGGCTATTGTGTAGGGGAGATAGAGGTTCTCGTGCCAAAGGGAGAAGACATTCAGTCTGCACTGAGGAAGATTGAAAAGACTGCCCAAAGACTGG GTTTGTCTGGCGATCAGAGGGTTCAAGGAAAAATGGATGTGTACCTGCAAAGATACTGCCCAGAACACTATGCAAAATTACTAAGTGCATCTATATTGTAA
- the thtpa gene encoding thiamine-triphosphatase isoform X1, whose translation MESTMSVEVERKFVCDADIQKQLEEIGAVCIGQKQFQDKYFDTPDFLLTLRDVWLRCRQGCWELKCTTVTKAEDRVGEPQKAELCSRYQEITNLSQIQLKVREFMKEGNGEQKTANQTHPVVHQDTPKTEGAENCPTGNESWLMELNLVCFAEFTTQRCSFTFGGEGDESGVRVDLDQADFGYCVGEIEVLVPKGEDIQSALRKIEKTAQRLGLSGDQRVQGKMDVYLQRYCPEHYAKLLSASIL comes from the exons ATGGAG AGTACAATGAGTGTGGAAGTGGAGAGGAAATTTGTCTGTGACGCTGACATTCAGAAACAATTGGAAGAGATAGGAG CAGTGTGTATTGGTCAGAAACAATTCCAAGACAAGTATTTTGACACCCCAGACTTCCTTCTCACCTTGAGAGATGTGTGGTTGCGTTGTCGCCAGGGATGTTGGGAACTCAAATGCACTACAGTTACAAAGGCAGAAGACAGAGTGGGGGAGCCTCAGAAGGCAGAACTGTGTTCACGCTATCAGGAGATAACCAATCTGTCTCAAATTCAGTTGAAAGTGAGAGAGTTCATGAAAGAAGGTAATGGGGAGCAAAAAACTGCCAACCAGACGCACCCAGTGGTCCATCAAGACACACCCAAAACTGAAGGTGCAGAGAATTGCCCCACAGGGAATGAGTCCTGGCTGATGGAACTGAATCTGGTTTGCTTTGCAGAGTTCACAACACAGAGGTGTTCATTCACTTTTGGGGGGGAAGGAGATGAAAGTGGAGTTCGTGTAGACCTTGACCAGGCCGACTTTGGCTATTGTGTAGGGGAGATAGAGGTTCTCGTGCCAAAGGGAGAAGACATTCAGTCTGCACTGAGGAAGATTGAAAAGACTGCCCAAAGACTGG GTTTGTCTGGCGATCAGAGGGTTCAAGGAAAAATGGATGTGTACCTGCAAAGATACTGCCCAGAACACTATGCAAAATTACTAAGTGCATCTATATTGTAA